One region of Glycine max cultivar Williams 82 chromosome 9, Glycine_max_v4.0, whole genome shotgun sequence genomic DNA includes:
- the ALDH2C9 gene encoding aldehyde dehydrogenase family 2 member C4: MANLSNSHSESFVKIPTVKFAKLFINGEFLDSVSGKTFETVDPRTEEVIAEIAEANKEDVDIAVKAAREAFDFGPWPRIPGAERAKIMLKWSQLIEQNAEEIAALDTIDGGKLFSWCKAVDVPEASNILRYYAGAADKIHGDVFKTSRNLHLYSLMEPVGVVGHIIPWNFPTVMFFAKVAPALAAGCTVVIKPSEQTPLSSLFYAHLSKLAGIPDGVLNVVPGFGSIAGAAISSHMDIDAVSFTGSTETGRKIMQAAALSNLKPVSLELGGKSPLLIFDDADVDKAVDLALFGILHNKGEICVAFSRVYVQKGIYDEFEKKVVEKAKTWVVGDPFDPKVQQGPQTSKAQYDKILSYIEHGKSEGATLLTGGNPAGNKGYYIEPTIFANVKEDMLIAQEEIFGPVMTLSKFKTIEDGIKKANSSKYGLAAGIVTKNLDIANTVSRSIRAGIIWINCFFAFDIDCPFGGYKMSGFGRDYGLEALHKFLKVKSVATPIYNSPWL; the protein is encoded by the exons ATGGCAAATCTCAGCAATAGCCACTCAGAATCCTTTGTCAAGATTCCAACAGTAAAGTTTGCCAAGCTTTTCATCAATGGAGAATTCCTAGATTCTGTTTCAG gaaaaacgtTTGAGACTGTTGACCCAAGAACAGAGGAAGTGATTGCTGAAATAGCAGAGGCTAACAAAGAAGATGTTGATATTGCTGTGAAGGCCGCACGTGAAGCATTTGATTTTGGTCCATGGCCACGCATCCCCGGTGCT GAAAGAGCAAAGATTATGCTGAAATGGTCACAGCTAATTGAACAGAACGCAGAAGAAATAGCAGCATTGGACACCATTGATGGGGGAAAGCTTTTCAGTTGGTGTAAGGCTGTGGATGTTCCTGAAGCATCCAACATCCTACGTTACTATGCCGGTGCTGCTGATAAAATTCATGGAGATGTGTTCAAAACATCTCGCAACCTCCACTTGTATTCTCTGATGGAACCTGTTGGTGTTGTTGGACACATTATCCCTTGGAATTTCCCTACCGTCATGTTTTTCGCCAAGGTTGCCCCGGCCTTGGCTGCTGGCTGCACCGTGGTCATCAAGCCTTCTGAGCAAACACCTCTGTCATCACTCTTTTATGCTCATCTTTCTAAGTTG GCTGGTATCCCAGATGGAGTGCTCAATGTAGTGCCCGGATTTGGCTCAATTGCAGGGGCTGCAATAAGTTCACATATGGACATTGACGCG GTCAGTTTTACAGGTTCAACAGAAACAGGTCGTAAAATAATGCAGGCTGCAGCCTTAAGCAATTTGAAACCTGTTTCACTCGAATTAGGAGGAAAGTCACcacttttgatttttgatgaTGCTGATGTAGACAAAGCTGTTGATCTTGCTCTCTTTGGCATCCTACACAACAAG GGAGAAATCTGTGTTGCATTCTCCAGAGTTTATGTCCAGAAAGGGATTTATGATGAATTTGAGAAGAAGGTAGTCGAGAAGGCTAAAACTTGGGTTGTGGGGGACCCTTTTGATCCTAAAGTTCAGCAAGGACCCCAA ACTAGTAAGGCACAATATGATAAAATTCTTTCCTATATTGAGCATGGAAAGAGTGAAGGAGCCACACTGTTGACTGGGGGAAATCCAGCGGGCAACAAGGGATACTACATTGAGCCTACCATTTTTGCAAATGTTAAG GAGGACATGCTGATTGCACAAGAGGAAATATTTGGACCTGTGATGACACTTTCCAAGTTCAA GACCATTGAGGATGGAATTAAGAAAGCCAACAGCTCCAAATATGGCCTAGCAGCAGGGATTGTGACCAAGAACTTGGATATTGCAAACACTGTATCAAGGTCCATCCGTGCAGGCATCATTTGGATCAATTGCTTCTTTGCCTTTGATATTGATTGCCCTTTTGGAGGGTATAAGATGAGTGGATTTGGAAGAGATTATGGACTGGAAGCACTTCATAAGTTTCTCAAAGTTAAATCTGTTGCAACTCCTATTTACAATTCTCCTTGGCTTTGA